The Glycine soja cultivar W05 chromosome 4, ASM419377v2, whole genome shotgun sequence genomic sequence TTGTAAGATGGGCACACAACGGATGAAAAGATTAATGGATAAGTTTTTCTAGATAGAATGATAAAATAAGAAGAACGGAATCAAATAAACttctatataaattaaaatatttttttattaattaatttgtaaatgttttcccatttttttatataaattatataagagaatttttaaaaattaactaataaataaatcattttaatttatagagaaactcttttgtttttccaagatatacttctaaaaaaatttaccaaATAGACCCTAACACAAATAAGCATATCTTCAAATCAAATCAGCAAGACTAGAAAAGAAGCAAATGtttcatattttcaaatttattcatGTTTACAAAATCCTAGAAAAGAAGCCATTGtaatcataaaaattacaaaatattacTCCAAAATTTCCAAACTCCAAAACCatacaaataaatattactgcagcatatataaaaattacaaaaaaaaaataaaaatgtaactaTATACATGAGCACAAAGGCTGGTTTGGTAAATGGCAAAAGCAAAAGCCATTGTGAAACTGTGAAAGTAATGATATTATGATCATCTTTGACTTTTAGccaccaaataaaaaatgaagcatCTAAACCTCACTAATATCCCTTGTCGTGGAGAATAACCGATCCGAAGACCGTTCCCCGACATCATCCTTAATCGAGCGTGGCCGAGAAAACCACCCCCTAACGTGAGGACTGGTGCTGTTTCTTGTCACGTGAGGGCTGAGGCTGCTACCAAGGCTCCTTGCCCTGTAACCCCTCCTTCCACTATTCTCGCGCGTGAACGTCACGCTCACGCCGCAACTCTTGGTGCGACTCAGCATAAGCTCGTTCCGCACTTCCTCAGGCAAACGCAGCGTAAACCGTTCACAATTCTCCCCGGGTTGAACCAGCGAGTGCCCCGTCGAGTGAGACCGCGGAAACCAACTCGCGATACTAAGACCCGTTGACCATGGTCGCGGCGGTGTACGGTTCTGACTAAGCAAATCAGCACCCACGGTTTCGGGTCGGGTTGATGAGGTTAAAACGGGCTGCTCCGGATCCGGGTTTTGGATAGGAGCAGAACACCGGTCATCGGGTTTGGAAGTAAGATTGGCGCGACAGACGGGGCAAGTGGAGTGGTTTGCGAGCCACGCGTCGATGCAGTCGGAGTGGAACACGTGGCTGCAGTTGGGGATGAAACGCAGCGTTTCATCCTCCTCGAACTCGTTTAGGCACACGGCGCATTCTAGCGTGGCGCGCCCTATCTTGAGGCTCTTCACGGTGGAGTACACGAACGTCGGGAACGTTTCGATGACTTCGCGGCCGAGGCCGCGTTGCCGGCGCGAGATCGAGATGGAGAGGTCGAACCTCCCTCCCATCCTGCGCTCCGCGCACTGGCGCGTGTACACGGAGAGGAACCCTAGGATGAAGAACACCACCACCAGGATCAGCAGAACGATGGCCATGGATTTGTCGAACTTCAGCCTCGTAAAGCGGTCCTGCTGCGGCGGCGGCGTCAGCGTGTTCGGAGGCTGCGCGGTGGCCTGCGGCGGAAATTCCGTGAggagaaagaaatagaaaagaaaaagaaggtcaTGGTGGAAAATGGAGTGTGTGAAAGTGGTCATTAGGGTTCAGGTGTACAAGCAAAGAATTTGGATGGTTTTGGTCTTAATTAATAATAGCCACCCACCGTACATGCATActcattgttttcttttgactctggtaattaatatttaatgatatggCTGTTACAAAAAAAGCAGTAGCGTAAGGCACTGGGGCGTTTTGGATAATGGTGGCgaaggaaaaaaagagggtGGTTAAAGTATTCAACTTCTTTGGAATTGGGTCGTGCTATGATTTTATTCTACtatttggttttggggtttgaAGGAGTCGCCATAGACTTTGCTTCCTGAGGTAGCTTAATTGCTTGCTTGCAGCTTCATTGGGACGGAAATTTTCCTAAAGAGGATATATAAAGCTTTTATTTTAGGTAGGTATTgaaaaaagaattcaaaactttcttaattattagtagtactgtttttgtttttgtgataatttatgtttttcttgaTTTGAGAATACATATTTATTTCTGTTCCTCACCGACCCCTCCCTTCCGACCAAATAAACCTCGGTCAATTGTTGTCTTAGCGTTGTGTTCTAAAATCTTCTGTTCGACTACGtcagaaggaagaaaaaaaacaaataatcctCGAGGGATGATTTTGAGATTTTACTGGATACTGGATAGTGGATAGGAATCTATGACTTGATTTATatcgaaatttaaaaaattggattaaaattcttaaaaatctatttagttaaaaaaaataatgcgaCTAGTTTCCAACGAAATAAAGTGCCTATTATGGGGCAGTTTCTCAAAGCATAAGTGGTCACTCTATGCACATAAACAAAGATCAAACCTGCATCGTATGATTAAAAGCCAACCAAAATTACTTGTAACTTATATCACATCTTACGtgctaaaaacattttaatttaaataatatatatatataataacttagCATCAAAGTCACTGGATGTAAATCAAAgatttgaaataaatatattaatccattgtattaattaacatatatacTATAGAATTAGAGGTAGTTAATtacgaaaaaaaattcattggtttggtgattttaataaattattagtttttattcctCAATAAGACTCTGATTTCGcttccaaataaataaataaaacagacTCTAATTTCTcttccaaataaataaataagagaattgTGAGTGATTTCATATATTAGAGATTTTTCAAAGGTATTATATATGAGCATGTGAATACTTCAAGCTTAATTTTGGGGGAATTCTAATGAGCCACCACGGCTTTCATTGAAAAGTGAAACCTGCATACACCTACACAAATATTTTGATGTCAAAGTCAAAAAGTGtaagaaatacaaaaaatgaGTTTTGATCCATACTTGTAAACATGAAATTGAAGCAAGCAAGTTATCGACTAAAAGTAATCGAAGATTATGAGTGATAACTGGAGCTCGCCCTCCTTATCTAGTGTGTCCAAATCTCCATCAAGCAATTCAACACTCTgaattttgtaagaaaaaacgGTTTCTTCATTGAGGTTTCCATTGAAAACACACTAACATTTGAATATGGACACCCGTCAACCAAAGGAATATCTCAATATCTCATAGCAAATTCCAAATAAATTAATCGGTAGAAGTACGTAAGGAAAGTACATATTATTATAGTCTTATATGCGTCTTACACTCGTTTCTCTCGTATTCTCAATGTTCTCATAGTCAAGCCACCAAATAAAAGTAAGCATTCTAGCTAAGATAGTAaagttttcattaaatttaaaacctaatttttaaaaggttaatCAGTAGTAGTGTCAtcttcatatataaaaattcaattatttatataaagaattatataattttgtaatttattaatccattaattcttatatattaaattaatttgagtaCACTCGTTGCTAAAAGTGAAACTCTTTCTTAATCTACCTTTGTCAATGTCTCATATAACTTACCTTAATTATATgtcatttaatttgtattttgaaaaatactatttcttaaatttaattaatccgTTGTCAGtactaaaaaccaaaaaaatatggaaaactggaattggaagaaagaaatgaaatacagtgctaaaataaaataataaacccaACTTTAGCAGTCCAAGCCCAATAGTATTAATCGAACTACTTCATGAAGCCCAGTATAGTGAATCAGACGCAGAGCCCAAATAAGTGTGATATTATTAGGAGAGTTACTATTGGCCTCATGATAATTATTCCTAGCCCCTACAAAGGGGTTgatacttttttatttcaaaaacacCCTCCCCATGGAATCACGATTTTGCTACACAAAACACACAACGGAATCATGATTCCGTTACGCACCAATTTTCACACCCTTATTCTCAACAGAATCACAATTCCATTGTATTCATATACAATGGAATCACGTTTCCATTTTTTGAGCCttaaacataacaaataaatcatgatttctgTTATTATATTTTGCGGCATCCCCCTTAACACAATGATATCATGATTCAAttgtggataatttttttatcatagtgGAATTGTGAttctattataataaaaaaaattatccacaacggaatcatgattccattggataaaaaaagagaagaaaaacacaTTTGTGTGAAGCTTAAATGTGTCTTTTTATTGAATACTGCAACACTGCATTTATTGTCCATTTATTGGCTGAGACTGCTTTTTTTCTGAGATATATTGATTGAACACCACTTTTTCCAATACACAATTACTAAacaataatcatttttcttgaTATGCATACCAACCGTATTAAATATAGACACAATTTAAACCATTTATGTTTTTGTTGCTATCTCAACTATTGATATGGTATAGGTCATGAGAGAACAATAGACCATCTAATATAAACATTAGTAGAGATTTGATGCAACTCAACATCTTTACTTGATATTCATTATATTGCTTAAAACATGGAGAGTGTATCTGCTCTTGTGTATTGCAATGATGACATAATTTTATCATCTGAAGGGATATTGTGTGAATGTCCTAGTGGTCCTCAAGTCATCACAATAAGTGATCACATGTCGCTAGATGTCTTAAGGAATACAATTATTGACGCCATCGGATGTTACAAAgttttagttgattttttttaccgtCAACCAATTTACGTCAATGATGGTTGTGTTGAATAAGAGTTTATGAAGCTTAAACCCGACAATGATATAggaaaaatgtttttcatcttttcGGACTTTAGTAGCAAAGGTCTAGCAAGCTTTGCATGGGACCTGAAGCCATCTAGAATCGATCCTAcaagaaaaaattcaattagtaaatattttttaagtgacaATTCAGGAAAGAAGATTAACAAAATCCATTTTGATTTATCTGGCAAGAGTAGTTTCTCACCTAGTACATACTCTGTCAGTAGCTGCCCAAGGGGTAGATGTACAGGAGGATGTGGTGGCTCTCCCTCCTTTGGCGGAATGACATATGGGTAGGAAACCTGATAAAACCAAGGTAGATAGTTAGGGATACAAGCCCAAGGACCCCTAGGTGACACAAAATCTCTAGTGGAATAACATGTTGTtgctgtggcgtccctaaataatgactggtttaatagtaataaattaaatagcagaagccatgggaattttttttttccgcaCGGTTATTTATTTCAcgataattaatttcaaaaagaaaattatcactatagagtcctgagtggccagttcacaactctattcggattcatttctttctgatcacttataacctccaaactattttctttttcagaaaaaatatCTGTCATCATTTTGGGTCGTCACGTGAGAAATAATAAGGtgcggtcgataaactcttttcaaataaagttcgttaacatttctttttcaaataacaagataaaacataattgttttcatcatcaaaaactgtccagagcaaaggtaacaactgtggtggcttcagccacaatatatatacaatcatcaaaatttctatacaagaggtctacccacccaaaaatcaaaagagtaaacctagcagtctgaactagatacacccacccacaaaagtATATACGCTTAAtctaaggagccgtctgctatgatgaagagtcgtcactattcgttgtccctccagggccactctcttctgtagagtctgcctcagatgctggcataatatcctctggagaatcaacatcagggagcgggtcctcatcatcctctggTAAGTCAGGGGCATCCATAGTAGGTTCAGGAGataactcctctgggtcctcttcaagatcctctttagaggatgacacctctatcaatTGAGCAGGctcaactagtcgatatggagtaggcgtaggtagtatccactccacaggctgctgaagtGTGCGTGCGGGTTGCTCCGGATGTACTAGcgaagtagcagtgagtcgaacTGTGCCACGGAATtggcacctctcattgccttcgagggtctcccaaacaccctctaggcactccatcacgacgcgatcatggatcaactgcgttgccatcgcgatctacaagagataaaagaaagaggggtagactctttcacaagaaatctaactacacaggtaacaatacaatgcgtcccataacggctacgcactgacaaaatgtctttttcaagagatttcctctctggtaatcgattaccaaagtatgtaatcgattacgagtgcCCAAAAATGAATTACAACAGTTGTTGCACATTGGAACTTAAAAtttacattgtgtaatcgattacacataaatggtaatcgattaccagcaacatataacactgtgtaatcgattacacacaaatggtaatcgattaccagcagctacTGCACGTtctgtttcaatttttaaaccctataatcaattacacaatgtcttgtaatcgattaccagagggaatTTTTCAGATAAAAACACAAGATAGATAGCTGGCCAGCCGCTACACAAGCCTTCCTGCTTCGTGGACTTTTGTTcctttattggttgactgccaggagctagCCTGCTGAGGTACGCCACAGGTTCTAACTGGCTGACTATGcctgggttgggtcgggattggccaagcttggttttgggcaatagcaccccacctgacgtccccaaggtctcctgaccctcGCGACATATCCTCAGGTACCACTCTATGGTCAACTAATAAAAGTTGGAAAACTGACTCTTCCACACTTTCTCACACAGGGCTTATTGGGTTATGgggcacccgtcatatgtggtactaagTGGCGATCAGGTGATGGCGCAAAACAAATATCTCATTTCCACAAGCCCAGGCATAAgcacaccatccccagttgcccacctttaaaTTGAGCTCACGTACACGTACGTAGCTCTTCTCCTCGTTCCTCTccgcaccgggtccccatcaacccctccaagccTTCACAATGTCAAATCAATTCAATTCTATTTGACATGAAACTACCTTGGAAAAAAATAGAGTGGAGGCAGAAATATTTACACAAGATTCATTCGAATTCCACAGAGTTTTTCCTACCAACATACCTCAGTAAAGTCCTCATCCCtgattcgttaaccattggatcgcctTGAAAATTTAACTGGGGGTTTCTAATACAGAAATCTAcgttttgaccgttgggatctactaaaGAATGTCTAGAACACAAGATATAGTACCTTTACCGTGACAGCAAAAACTAGCACTGAACAACTAGTTTTTTTTCTACATAATTGGCAGATTTGCTGCATGATTGGGCAGCTTTTCAGCATAATTTTGCAGATTTTCAAAATCTAGCTTACATGCATCCAATTccactcaaattggatcctacaagtcctaaaccatgtataaatcatgttcaagccaaaaacaaacttcaaaccAAGGTAAAGCAAAttataggtatccaaaacccaccaaatttagtgaattttcaaggtttgaaaggtgaaaatgaaaattgggtgattttggggtaaactctcatcttcatcaagtctataacattgaattagacttgctcaaactaattttaaggtaaaatctccacctattcaaaatttgacctctcaacactcaatttacattataaatggcttttttctttcacatttgccactaattttcctcatttgctctgaccaagctttcctacaagtcctaattgacattctaaactagaatcaactcactttaaACTCAAATTTCCACTAACACCAAATTTGGCTTTCTAaacctcaaaatctcacacttttccacctacaacactatcattctcacatttaactctaagctaactctccccatcctctctaccagttttctatctACATTTTAAGCACACATATATCTCAAAACATCATTATTGAACCCTAAATCAACATGGGCAATTTTTCTTACattaaacatgtcaagtttagcatcattacaacaatttccttcacaaacaactaccctaaagcaataacctagtagaactacccattatAGCTCCCAAGAACCCAACACCCACAGATTTCAAGTGAGGAGAAGTCCACCCTTTCCTGAAATTGAAGGTCCCACGAGGTAGAGGTAGGCTCCTAGACTCCAAAAACAGTTTTATCTTGCAATTTGGTGTGGAAATGAAGGCGGATTTGAAGCTTGAAGAGAGACAACAATGGtggtgaagaaaatgaaaaagaaacgtggaggaagaaaaagagagttGTGTTGGAAGTTTctggagaaagagagagaatatttggcttttaaaatggtttttcttttctttttcattttctttttaaaaacaattccacatgtcattttttaataggagcaaaaagggcccacctttACCTTTGAATTGACCACATACTCAgccataaaagaagaaaaaaactggacctttttggatgctaaaatcctgcctcggtttgcatgccgCCTCTCCGGTTCCAGTTCTTTGcatttctctgcacccgtcggggcccattttcaaaggtaggcaatatatatatcaaaatgctcagaataagaccctgagcgtggttcagaggttggttttgtttaattataagttgtacgcaaaacgataatttttagactaattaattgcgaattaatctataaccgtCCAGTTATGGGTTACTC encodes the following:
- the LOC114409250 gene encoding RING-H2 finger protein ATL38-like, whose product is MTTFTHSIFHHDLLFLFYFFLLTEFPPQATAQPPNTLTPPPQQDRFTRLKFDKSMAIVLLILVVVFFILGFLSVYTRQCAERRMGGRFDLSISISRRQRGLGREVIETFPTFVYSTVKSLKIGRATLECAVCLNEFEEDETLRFIPNCSHVFHSDCIDAWLANHSTCPVCRANLTSKPDDRCSAPIQNPDPEQPVLTSSTRPETVGADLLSQNRTPPRPWSTGLSIASWFPRSHSTGHSLVQPGENCERFTLRLPEEVRNELMLSRTKSCGVSVTFTRENSGRRGYRARSLGSSLSPHVTRNSTSPHVRGWFSRPRSIKDDVGERSSDRLFSTTRDISEV